A portion of the Roseofilum casamattae BLCC-M143 genome contains these proteins:
- a CDS encoding glycosyltransferase translates to MNSSELPQISVIIPVYNGEEDLPELLDRLQQQTYPSDRLEYLIVDNGSRDRTAEILSSLELPNLKPLSQTEIQSSYAARNVGIKAASYHIIAFTDADCRPQPEWLVNLVQPFANPEIGLSIGEIAALPGTSVLESYADRQETLSQKHTLANSYCAYGQTANLAVRRSIFQQVGLFRPYLTTGGDADICWRILRETQWQYKFVPDAIVQHRHRRTLEELHKQWYRYGKSNRYLHQLHGIDLTRSLTGKEITYRLARWLGKEIPIASAKLLFGKADIVDLVSTPLGLYTSGARTKGQQEASLPENARYIEPLNPDS, encoded by the coding sequence ATGAACTCGTCCGAACTGCCGCAAATTTCGGTAATTATTCCGGTCTATAATGGTGAAGAGGATTTACCGGAATTGCTCGATCGCCTGCAACAGCAAACCTATCCCAGCGATCGCCTAGAATATCTAATTGTAGATAACGGTAGCCGCGATCGCACGGCGGAAATCCTCTCCTCGTTGGAGCTACCCAACCTGAAACCGCTCAGTCAAACGGAAATCCAAAGTTCCTACGCCGCGCGCAATGTGGGGATTAAAGCCGCAAGTTATCACATTATTGCGTTTACCGATGCCGATTGCCGGCCGCAACCGGAGTGGTTGGTTAACCTGGTGCAACCGTTTGCGAATCCAGAGATTGGGTTATCCATTGGCGAGATTGCGGCTCTTCCCGGTACGAGTGTACTGGAATCTTATGCCGATCGCCAAGAAACGCTTTCGCAAAAACATACTCTCGCTAACAGCTATTGCGCTTACGGACAAACGGCAAACTTAGCGGTGCGACGCTCTATCTTCCAGCAGGTAGGTTTATTCCGTCCCTATTTAACCACGGGGGGAGATGCGGATATCTGTTGGCGAATCTTGCGCGAAACTCAATGGCAGTATAAGTTTGTTCCGGATGCGATCGTGCAACATCGCCATCGTCGTACATTAGAGGAGTTGCATAAGCAATGGTATCGTTACGGTAAGTCTAATCGCTATTTGCATCAACTGCACGGTATCGATCTAACTCGCAGCTTAACCGGAAAAGAGATAACTTATCGTCTCGCGCGCTGGTTGGGTAAAGAAATTCCGATCGCCAGCGCTAAATTATTATTCGGGAAAGCCGATATTGTAGACTTAGTGAGTACTCCCCTGGGATTATATACTTCGGGGGCGAGAACGAAAGGGCAACAGGAGGCATCATTGCCGGAGAATGCCCGATACATTGAACCGCTGAATCCGGACTCCTAG
- a CDS encoding SPFH domain-containing protein, with protein sequence MIPSITIILLVAIAFLSSCIVTIPEPYQALVERFGTYQRTLEPGVNFIVPILDRVVIRALMSERLLDVPPQQTITKDNVSLKVDAIIYWQIVNLRRAYYNIDNVENALENLVLTNLRGQIGLQEMSQTFSGIKEINKAVLDQVDTITENWGIKLIRLEIRDITPPQSILDSLEQERAAESKQQASITEAQGGAQSIKILAEALGLEPRSQEFIQYLIAQRYLETNQQLTESPNSKVFFMNPNVLNENLNSLLEYESRESENRNNQNYSPSFSKEEESESASNGSEE encoded by the coding sequence ATGATTCCCAGTATTACTATTATACTTTTAGTTGCGATCGCCTTTTTGTCCAGTTGTATTGTAACGATTCCCGAACCCTATCAAGCTTTGGTCGAGCGATTTGGGACATATCAACGCACTTTAGAGCCTGGAGTAAATTTCATTGTCCCTATTTTAGATCGAGTCGTTATCCGAGCGCTAATGAGCGAGCGCCTGTTAGATGTTCCTCCTCAACAAACGATTACCAAAGATAATGTTTCTCTTAAGGTAGATGCGATTATCTACTGGCAAATTGTGAATCTCAGACGAGCATATTATAATATTGATAATGTAGAAAATGCTTTAGAAAATTTGGTCTTAACTAATCTTCGCGGACAGATTGGCTTACAAGAAATGAGCCAAACCTTTTCGGGAATTAAAGAAATTAATAAGGCGGTATTAGACCAAGTCGATACGATCACTGAAAATTGGGGAATTAAGTTAATTCGATTAGAAATTCGCGATATTACCCCTCCTCAGAGTATTCTCGATTCCTTAGAACAAGAGAGAGCAGCAGAAAGTAAGCAGCAAGCCTCGATTACAGAAGCTCAGGGTGGCGCGCAATCGATTAAAATTTTAGCTGAGGCTTTGGGTCTCGAGCCGAGGAGTCAGGAATTCATTCAATATTTAATTGCCCAGCGCTATTTAGAGACCAACCAGCAATTAACGGAAAGTCCTAATTCTAAAGTCTTTTTTATGAATCCTAATGTTCTCAATGAGAATTTGAACAGTCTGTTAGAATACGAAAGCCGAGAATCAGAAAATCGGAATAACCAGAATTATTCTCCTTCTTTTTCTAAGGAAGAGGAATCCGAATCAGCATCTAATGGTTCGGAAGAATAG
- a CDS encoding ABC transporter ATP-binding protein codes for MTPSSLPASRSPHRENDWQLLMRLVPYARRHGRLLTMSLVLLFPLSFAGAIQPLIVGQAVSKLKGEPTWQLLENFSVLDSINLLAVLLLLTIIFRLIFAGIQSFTIQKVGQQLTADIRNDLFDHVTALAVKFFDRTPVGSLITRLTNDVEALGEVFSTGAIGIINDIVSIIVIGAVMFRQQWQLALLLIALLVPVTLLIIYFQQQYRQANYIAREELSKLNAQFQENIIGMDVVQLFRRERFNQELFRKNNQRFIQAIDRTIFFDSAVSATLEWISLIAIAGVLGFGGILILQDKLTFGILSEFILFAPRFFDPLRRFAEKFTMFQSGFTAIERIEELLSQPIDIRDPELAKQQNFQLTVTEDAAQKTGEIRFEDVWFAYKDDEYAIKNLNFTIQPGEKIALVGPTGAGKSSVIRLLCRLYEPTYGRILVDGIDIRNLPQQELRRHLGVVLQDGFLFSGDVKSNIALGETYSLEQVKAAAKSTNIDGFIEELPYSYETQLRERGTNLSSGQKQLLAFARVAIRNPNILVLDEATSSLDVGTEALIQKALDRLLVNRTAIIIAHRLSTIRNVDRIFVLKQGALIETGTHDSLLARDGLYASLYQLQMLGT; via the coding sequence ATGACTCCTAGCTCCTTGCCTGCGTCGCGATCGCCCCATCGAGAAAATGACTGGCAACTCTTGATGCGTTTGGTGCCCTATGCTCGTCGTCACGGGCGCTTGCTGACTATGTCTTTAGTCTTATTATTTCCTTTATCCTTTGCCGGTGCAATTCAACCCTTAATTGTCGGACAAGCGGTCTCAAAATTAAAAGGCGAACCCACCTGGCAACTCTTAGAAAATTTCTCCGTATTAGACAGCATTAACCTCTTAGCAGTCTTACTCCTATTAACCATTATTTTCCGCTTAATCTTTGCCGGAATTCAATCCTTTACCATTCAAAAAGTCGGACAGCAATTAACTGCAGACATTCGCAACGACTTATTCGACCACGTCACCGCTCTCGCCGTTAAATTTTTCGATCGCACCCCAGTCGGCAGTCTAATTACGCGCCTCACTAACGATGTAGAAGCCTTGGGCGAAGTCTTCTCCACCGGGGCGATCGGCATTATTAATGATATTGTTTCTATTATAGTTATTGGTGCAGTCATGTTCCGCCAGCAATGGCAACTGGCCCTGCTCCTAATTGCCCTGCTCGTTCCCGTCACCCTGTTAATTATTTACTTCCAACAACAATATCGGCAAGCCAACTATATTGCTCGCGAAGAACTCTCCAAACTCAACGCCCAATTTCAGGAAAATATCATTGGCATGGATGTGGTGCAACTGTTCCGACGAGAACGGTTTAACCAAGAATTATTCCGGAAAAATAATCAACGATTTATTCAGGCGATCGATCGCACCATCTTTTTCGATTCGGCTGTATCCGCAACTTTAGAATGGATTTCCCTCATTGCGATCGCCGGAGTCCTCGGGTTTGGCGGTATATTAATTTTGCAAGATAAACTCACCTTTGGCATTCTCTCCGAGTTTATTCTCTTCGCTCCTCGCTTCTTCGATCCCTTGCGTCGATTTGCCGAAAAATTTACCATGTTTCAATCGGGATTTACCGCGATCGAACGAATTGAAGAACTGCTGAGTCAACCCATCGACATTCGCGATCCGGAATTAGCCAAACAGCAAAATTTCCAACTCACCGTTACCGAAGATGCCGCGCAAAAAACTGGCGAAATTCGCTTTGAAGATGTCTGGTTTGCTTATAAAGACGATGAATACGCCATCAAAAATCTCAACTTTACTATTCAACCTGGCGAAAAAATTGCCCTCGTCGGGCCCACCGGAGCCGGTAAAAGTTCCGTCATCCGCTTGCTCTGTCGGCTCTACGAACCCACCTACGGCAGAATCTTAGTCGATGGCATTGATATCCGCAATCTACCGCAACAAGAACTCCGCCGCCATTTAGGAGTCGTCTTGCAAGATGGATTTCTCTTTTCTGGAGATGTGAAAAGCAATATTGCCTTAGGCGAAACCTATAGTCTGGAACAGGTAAAAGCAGCAGCTAAATCAACCAATATCGATGGATTTATTGAAGAATTGCCCTACAGTTACGAAACTCAACTGCGGGAGCGAGGAACCAATTTATCCAGCGGTCAAAAGCAACTGCTCGCCTTCGCGCGAGTCGCCATTCGCAACCCCAATATCTTGGTCTTAGACGAAGCTACCTCTAGCCTAGATGTCGGAACGGAAGCCCTAATTCAAAAAGCATTAGATCGGCTTCTGGTTAACCGTACCGCGATTATTATTGCCCATCGCCTCTCCACCATTCGCAATGTCGATCGCATTTTTGTCTTGAAGCAAGGCGCGCTCATCGAAACCGGGACTCACGATTCCCTCTTAGCCCGAGACGGTCTGTATGCTAGTTTGTATCAATTACAGATGCTGGGAACATAA
- a CDS encoding class I SAM-dependent methyltransferase — protein sequence MLAILRPQDRTKLDPSDDRNFYAFPRFVTHVDEGFIQQLTDLYRDRLQPNTRILDLMSSWISHLPDDLDFEQVEGHGLNSEELAKNPRLDRYWVQNLNQDLHLPYPDCSFDAILNCVSVQYLQYPDAIFSEIHRILKPEGMVIVSFSNRMFYQKAIQVWRDSTEQGRVNLVKHYLQSTPGFSQPEIVINVSAIPPLLKLMGFPGGDPFYAAIAYRQKQD from the coding sequence ATGCTCGCGATCTTACGCCCTCAAGACCGGACAAAACTCGACCCTAGCGACGATCGCAATTTTTATGCATTTCCTCGGTTCGTCACCCATGTTGATGAAGGGTTCATTCAGCAATTAACCGATTTGTATCGCGATCGCCTGCAACCAAATACCCGAATTCTCGACCTCATGAGCAGTTGGATCTCCCATCTCCCGGACGACCTTGACTTTGAGCAAGTTGAAGGTCATGGTTTAAACTCGGAAGAGTTGGCGAAAAATCCTCGCTTAGACCGCTATTGGGTGCAAAATCTCAATCAAGACCTGCATCTACCTTATCCCGATTGTTCCTTCGATGCCATCCTTAATTGCGTCTCAGTGCAATATCTACAATATCCCGATGCCATCTTTAGCGAAATTCATCGCATTCTCAAACCCGAGGGGATGGTTATTGTCAGTTTTTCTAACCGGATGTTTTATCAAAAAGCGATTCAAGTATGGCGAGATAGTACGGAGCAAGGTCGCGTTAATTTGGTCAAACACTATTTGCAATCTACTCCCGGATTTTCTCAGCCGGAGATCGTTATTAATGTATCTGCTATTCCTCCTCTGTTGAAGCTAATGGGTTTCCCTGGAGGAGATCCGTTCTATGCTGCGATCGCCTACCGCCAAAAGCAGGACTAA
- a CDS encoding ATP-binding protein yields MENSITATGRENYHSEIADISASDDPQFHLCLPSSQEGLWEWNITKNRLFFNENWRKIFGFPEDRIPQNWHELEQLICPEDLATHRSALQAHLAGETEFYETTYRLRSPSLGYRWISVRGLLYRSPNGDRCAGSHADITQFKNTQEKESLLRLITDQIRHSLNLQTIWQTAVDRIQSLLDADRVLIYQFDRDWKGRVVVEKAIGDWGSTLGTVGEDNCFSQEYARLYAAGRVRAIHDIFQSDLDECHVAFLNRLNVRSNLIVPITISEELWGLLILHECKGFRIWTEEETSWLVYIAQQLAIAICQANLYDRSQHAVAVSEEKARELEKALMQLQQTQVQLIESEKNSSIGQLVAGIAHEINNPVSFVYGNIDFAKSYVEDLLELLKLYQNKFPNPGTEIEELSEAVDLEFLETDCEELLQSMKNGASRIREIVLFLRTFSHLDESQMKRVNLHEGIESTLMIINYRLQSNDKRPQIDLIRDYGTLPPVECYGSQINQVFMHLLVNAIEAIDALAERENNQRSPQISIQTELIEEDLIQAIITDNGIGMTDLIRKRLFTPFYSTKPVGKGKGLGLSLCHAIIVNHHQGSLHCESEPNQGTRFILKLPLHQRYSTS; encoded by the coding sequence ATGGAGAACTCCATCACCGCAACCGGAAGAGAAAACTATCACTCAGAGATCGCGGATATTTCCGCATCAGATGACCCTCAATTTCACTTATGCCTTCCCAGTTCTCAGGAAGGATTGTGGGAGTGGAATATAACTAAAAATCGCCTATTTTTCAATGAAAATTGGCGGAAAATATTTGGTTTTCCTGAAGATCGAATACCTCAAAATTGGCACGAACTCGAACAGTTAATTTGTCCGGAGGATTTGGCAACTCACCGCAGCGCTTTGCAAGCTCACCTAGCAGGAGAAACAGAATTTTATGAAACCACCTATCGTTTGCGATCGCCCAGCTTAGGCTATCGCTGGATTTCAGTACGGGGATTACTGTATCGCAGTCCTAATGGCGATCGCTGTGCTGGGTCTCATGCCGATATTACTCAGTTCAAAAACACCCAAGAAAAAGAATCGTTATTGCGGCTGATTACCGACCAAATTCGCCATAGCTTAAATTTGCAAACCATTTGGCAAACAGCCGTCGATCGCATTCAGTCTTTGCTCGATGCAGATCGAGTATTAATTTATCAATTCGATCGCGATTGGAAAGGTCGTGTCGTCGTCGAAAAAGCCATCGGTGATTGGGGATCGACCTTGGGAACAGTTGGCGAAGATAACTGTTTTTCTCAAGAGTATGCACGGCTTTATGCTGCTGGCAGAGTCCGAGCCATTCATGATATTTTCCAGTCGGATTTAGATGAGTGCCATGTAGCATTTTTAAACCGTTTGAATGTTCGCTCAAATCTGATCGTTCCGATTACTATTTCTGAGGAGTTGTGGGGACTATTAATTCTGCATGAATGCAAGGGGTTTCGGATCTGGACGGAGGAAGAAACGAGCTGGTTAGTCTATATCGCGCAACAGTTGGCGATCGCAATTTGTCAAGCAAATTTATACGATCGCTCTCAACATGCAGTTGCTGTTTCTGAAGAAAAAGCGAGGGAGCTAGAAAAGGCTCTAATGCAGTTGCAACAAACCCAAGTTCAGCTTATCGAAAGTGAAAAAAATTCATCTATTGGGCAATTAGTGGCCGGAATTGCTCATGAAATTAATAATCCAGTTAGCTTTGTCTATGGTAACATTGATTTTGCCAAGTCATACGTCGAAGACTTATTAGAGTTACTCAAACTTTATCAAAATAAATTTCCCAATCCCGGAACCGAAATTGAGGAGTTATCCGAAGCCGTCGATCTGGAATTTCTCGAAACGGATTGTGAAGAATTATTGCAATCGATGAAAAACGGTGCTTCTCGCATTCGCGAAATTGTCTTGTTTTTACGCACGTTTTCGCACCTAGATGAATCCCAAATGAAACGAGTTAATCTTCATGAAGGGATCGAAAGTACATTAATGATTATTAACTATCGACTCCAATCTAACGATAAACGCCCGCAAATCGATCTAATTAGAGACTATGGAACTCTACCGCCAGTGGAATGTTATGGCAGCCAAATCAATCAAGTATTTATGCATTTACTGGTGAACGCGATCGAGGCAATTGATGCTCTTGCGGAACGAGAAAATAACCAAAGATCGCCTCAAATTAGTATTCAAACCGAACTCATAGAAGAAGACTTAATTCAGGCAATCATTACGGATAATGGGATTGGGATGACCGACTTAATTCGCAAGCGTTTATTTACGCCATTTTATAGTACGAAACCAGTCGGTAAAGGTAAAGGCTTGGGATTAAGTTTGTGCCATGCCATTATTGTCAATCACCATCAAGGAAGCTTACACTGTGAATCAGAGCCTAACCAGGGCACGAGATTTATCCTGAAACTTCCCTTACATCAAAGATATAGTACTTCCTAA
- the ispE gene encoding 4-(cytidine 5'-diphospho)-2-C-methyl-D-erythritol kinase, whose product MHSYTLLAAAKINLYLEIVGDRADGFHELAMIMQSVNLCDRITIEPSDTDSIRVTCNHPDVPNNSSNLAYRAADLMRSQFPDTFAKYGGVNITIDKSIPVAAGLAGGSSNAAAVLVGMDLLWNLGLTQGECERLGAQLGSDIPFCVRGGTALATGRGEKLSPLPDLEDLYVVLAKYESIAISTGWAYQTYRQTYEAEYIRDPESIVAYGKKVHSGKIVQAIAHHNYSTIAAELRNDFEKIVLPEHPRLQTLKEEFLQAGALGTLMSGSGSTIFAIAQSQDKADAIKSHVETTLNSPDLNLWVARFAPAGIRVI is encoded by the coding sequence ATGCATTCCTATACCCTACTGGCTGCGGCGAAAATTAATCTGTATTTGGAGATTGTTGGCGATCGCGCGGACGGCTTTCACGAACTTGCTATGATTATGCAGAGCGTGAATTTGTGCGATCGCATTACCATCGAACCTTCTGATACCGATAGCATTCGCGTCACCTGCAACCATCCCGATGTTCCCAACAACTCGAGCAACCTCGCTTATCGAGCGGCGGACTTGATGCGATCGCAGTTTCCCGATACCTTTGCCAAGTATGGTGGGGTGAATATTACCATTGATAAGTCGATTCCTGTCGCTGCTGGATTAGCTGGAGGTTCTTCTAATGCGGCTGCCGTTTTAGTCGGCATGGATTTATTATGGAATTTAGGATTAACCCAAGGAGAGTGCGAGCGTCTCGGAGCGCAGTTGGGTTCGGATATTCCGTTTTGCGTTCGCGGAGGTACGGCGTTAGCCACGGGACGAGGAGAAAAACTTTCGCCATTGCCAGATTTGGAAGATCTTTATGTGGTATTAGCTAAGTACGAGAGTATTGCCATTTCTACGGGTTGGGCGTACCAAACCTATCGTCAGACGTACGAAGCGGAATATATTCGCGATCCCGAAAGCATTGTCGCCTATGGAAAGAAGGTTCACTCCGGGAAAATCGTCCAGGCGATCGCCCACCATAACTATTCTACCATTGCAGCGGAATTGCGCAATGACTTTGAGAAAATTGTCTTGCCGGAACATCCGCGACTGCAAACTTTGAAAGAAGAATTTTTGCAAGCGGGAGCATTAGGAACCCTGATGTCCGGATCGGGTTCTACGATATTTGCGATCGCCCAATCTCAAGATAAAGCCGACGCCATTAAATCTCATGTGGAAACCACATTAAATTCACCGGATCTTAATCTCTGGGTAGCGCGCTTTGCTCCCGCTGGAATTCGGGTTATTTGA
- a CDS encoding LptF/LptG family permease has product MDRYLIQELIAPFLFGLGAFTSVGVAIGTVFDLVRKISEVGLPVAIAIKVFFLQLPYFISFAIPTALLLGSIIAYSRLSSDSELIALRSAGVSIYRLILPTLIFSLILTGITFTFNELVVPAAKREATLTLDRALKQDAPLQEAMNIFYPEYRRKELADGKKVRVLTRLFYAEFFDGKAMKGLTILDRSQPQFKQIVISEAAEWNAEENTWDFFNGTIYVVDQSGSFKNIVKFDRQQLKLPRAPLDLASIGTNYEEMNIAESLEYLKIIEVSGDRKQIRKLQIRIQQRFAIPFACIAFGLMGAALGTRPQRNAGRATGFGISVLIIFSYYLLMSVGDAFGLSGVLPPVVSAWLPTFSALGIGIILLLRVTR; this is encoded by the coding sequence ATGGATCGCTATTTAATTCAAGAATTAATTGCTCCGTTTCTGTTCGGACTGGGCGCCTTTACCTCCGTCGGAGTTGCCATCGGAACGGTGTTCGATCTGGTGCGGAAAATTAGCGAAGTCGGCTTACCGGTGGCGATCGCAATTAAAGTCTTTTTCCTGCAACTCCCCTACTTTATCTCCTTCGCCATTCCCACCGCTCTCTTGCTCGGCAGCATCATCGCCTACAGTCGTCTCTCCAGCGACAGCGAACTCATTGCCCTGCGCAGCGCCGGAGTGAGCATTTATCGCCTGATTTTACCCACGCTCATCTTTAGCTTAATCCTGACGGGAATTACGTTTACGTTTAACGAACTCGTCGTCCCAGCAGCGAAACGAGAAGCTACGCTGACCTTAGATCGAGCGCTGAAACAAGATGCACCATTGCAAGAAGCGATGAACATCTTCTATCCGGAATATCGGCGGAAAGAACTCGCTGATGGCAAGAAAGTTCGCGTCTTGACTCGCTTGTTTTATGCGGAATTTTTTGATGGAAAAGCGATGAAAGGATTAACCATTCTCGATCGCTCGCAACCGCAATTCAAACAGATCGTGATCTCGGAAGCCGCCGAGTGGAATGCGGAAGAAAATACCTGGGATTTCTTTAACGGTACGATCTATGTGGTCGATCAATCCGGTTCGTTTAAAAATATCGTGAAATTCGATCGCCAACAACTGAAACTCCCGCGCGCGCCCTTAGATCTCGCTTCGATAGGCACGAACTACGAAGAAATGAACATTGCTGAATCTCTAGAATACTTAAAAATTATCGAAGTTAGCGGCGATCGAAAACAAATTCGCAAGCTCCAAATTCGCATTCAACAACGCTTTGCTATTCCATTTGCCTGTATCGCCTTTGGCCTGATGGGAGCAGCATTGGGAACTCGTCCGCAACGGAATGCCGGACGAGCAACCGGTTTTGGCATAAGCGTCTTGATTATCTTTAGCTATTATCTGCTCATGTCCGTCGGCGATGCCTTCGGATTAAGTGGCGTCCTTCCTCCCGTGGTCTCGGCATGGTTGCCAACGTTCTCAGCTTTGGGAATCGGAATAATTTTATTATTGCGCGTCACCCGTTAA
- a CDS encoding Rpn family recombination-promoting nuclease/putative transposase yields MEFISPKTDLAFKRIFGSQDSKDILISFLNAMIYEGRPEITDLDIIDPDNLNGAKDSYLDVKAILSNGTIVLMEIQVLCVPCFRDRVLYDLARTYGNQLQNGPAYARLKPAISLTIVDFPLFPQLEQQIITRFSLQEETSSVDYFEEKIELIFVELHKFKKSLEELQNLTEKWIYFIKETPNLEMIPSSLKEVPEIGKALNIANCANFSRKEQEQLEKKERWLFDQQNDLVEARAEAYAQGFKEGRTQALILRQLQRRFGDISEAPIAQMQQLSLDDLYELGVAISDWTSLDDLSRWLSDK; encoded by the coding sequence ATGGAATTTATCAGTCCGAAGACCGATTTAGCCTTCAAGCGCATCTTTGGCTCCCAAGACAGCAAAGATATCTTGATTAGCTTCTTAAATGCCATGATTTATGAGGGTCGTCCGGAAATTACCGACTTGGATATTATTGACCCTGACAATCTCAACGGCGCTAAAGACAGCTATCTGGATGTAAAAGCCATTTTAAGTAACGGTACAATCGTCCTCATGGAAATCCAAGTTCTCTGTGTTCCTTGCTTTAGAGATCGAGTGTTGTATGACTTAGCCAGAACCTATGGCAATCAACTACAGAACGGTCCAGCTTATGCCAGACTGAAACCGGCCATATCCCTAACTATTGTTGACTTTCCCCTCTTTCCCCAATTGGAACAACAAATTATAACTCGATTTTCCTTACAAGAAGAAACATCATCGGTTGACTATTTTGAGGAAAAAATCGAACTGATATTTGTCGAATTGCACAAATTCAAGAAGTCTTTGGAAGAATTGCAAAACCTGACGGAAAAATGGATTTATTTTATCAAGGAAACTCCAAATTTAGAGATGATTCCCAGTTCCCTCAAAGAAGTGCCAGAAATCGGCAAAGCCTTAAATATTGCCAATTGTGCCAATTTTAGTCGCAAAGAACAGGAACAGTTGGAGAAAAAAGAACGCTGGTTATTCGACCAGCAAAACGACCTGGTGGAAGCCAGGGCAGAGGCATATGCGCAAGGATTCAAAGAAGGACGCACTCAAGCCTTGATTTTGCGTCAATTACAACGCCGTTTTGGAGACATTTCAGAAGCACCGATCGCACAGATGCAACAATTGTCTTTAGATGACTTATATGAGTTAGGAGTTGCAATTTCAGATTGGACGAGTTTGGACGATCTATCTCGTTGGTTGAGCGATAAATAG
- a CDS encoding DUF3082 domain-containing protein: MTSSEPTPTETSRARKISPNVTPVSCIIGAGISGTIGTFIGFLSLSIIQTFANKPLATKNAIALQIGAAVRTLVMGMGLLATGIFALATVGLLALAVQLLFRQRNL, from the coding sequence ATGACCTCCTCCGAACCGACTCCTACCGAAACTTCTCGTGCCCGAAAAATCTCGCCCAATGTTACTCCAGTTAGTTGCATTATCGGAGCTGGAATTAGCGGAACCATCGGCACTTTTATCGGCTTTCTTTCTCTCTCCATTATCCAGACATTTGCCAACAAACCGCTGGCGACAAAAAATGCGATCGCCCTCCAGATTGGTGCTGCCGTTCGGACTTTAGTGATGGGAATGGGACTATTGGCGACAGGAATCTTTGCCTTAGCCACGGTGGGTTTATTGGCTTTGGCAGTGCAGCTTCTCTTTCGTCAAAGAAACCTCTGA
- a CDS encoding Uma2 family endonuclease: MLSIVDTTSIDDQQFLIPGCHSWQQFQTLQRWVETIPGLRVSYVDGYIQFMTTSKKRERIKKLIAILLEAYFFEMEIPFFPAGNTTCEAEERDASFSPDESYCLEEDKDYPDLAIEVALTSGGVEKMEKYRRFEIPEVWLWQNDRLLVYVLRSDFSGYDRVQDSKLLPNLNVSLLEECLQITDVLSARRKFLHRDR; encoded by the coding sequence ATGCTATCCATTGTAGATACAACCTCTATTGACGACCAACAGTTTTTGATTCCGGGATGCCACAGTTGGCAACAATTCCAAACCCTGCAACGTTGGGTTGAAACTATTCCCGGTTTGCGCGTTAGCTATGTCGATGGATACATTCAGTTCATGACAACCAGTAAAAAGCGCGAACGAATTAAGAAATTAATCGCTATTTTATTAGAAGCCTATTTCTTTGAAATGGAGATTCCGTTCTTTCCCGCAGGCAATACCACGTGCGAAGCTGAGGAACGCGATGCTTCCTTTAGTCCAGATGAGTCTTATTGTTTGGAAGAAGATAAAGACTATCCCGATTTAGCGATCGAAGTTGCACTAACCAGCGGTGGTGTAGAGAAGATGGAAAAGTATCGTAGATTCGAGATTCCAGAAGTTTGGCTTTGGCAGAATGACCGACTTTTGGTTTATGTTTTGCGATCGGACTTCAGCGGATACGATCGCGTCCAGGATAGCAAACTCTTACCCAATCTCAATGTATCATTACTCGAAGAATGTTTGCAGATTACAGACGTTTTATCAGCCAGACGGAAATTTCTGCATCGCGATCGTTAA